In Nitrosophilus labii, the following proteins share a genomic window:
- a CDS encoding ATP-binding protein yields the protein MGIRGKLRLISLIPIILLFFISSYLLYNSYTVYNQTEEIKKRLELNTYLSDVITQVAKERGMTSIYLGSKGKLIKESLQKQRDAVNNSINRLNKFLKSHPKFKKESKVYMSSLKLLPEIRRQIDSLQIDFKKAFFDFYTYTINAPLINEIKKIEYFAITPEISSLATTFIQFINSKEFSGIERGFISFVLARYTPMSDEEMKIWNQLIGKADSFVNFSLIVHETKQKIEQILKEEEAKEILEEVSQTRVDIQRAVNDGIYPVDPTLWFNLQTEKIGLILKTENLLKNDLQRHINLIAKSKLYTLIVSALVWLFSILVAIIGFFLARGIYNNIKRLESVLKKVAESETIIQEKGEIESKLDLNTTEGINTAYEILETALKKAENAKQYAEEASKAKSMFLANMSHEIRTPLNGIVGFTELLKNTDLNEEQKEFVNIIEKSSENLLEIINAILDLSKIESNKIEIENVVFDPIVEFENAIEVYAPKAAEKDINLALFVDPNLEKPLKGDPTKIKEVLINLVSNAIKFTETGGSVSVEIKKLDNIEGKAKLYFEVRDTGIGIPAEKKAQIFEAFSQADISVTRKYGGTGLGLTISSEFIRLMGGQLSLESEVGKGSKFFFTLELEEIPTLTESLKNKYSGINTAFYINENEPKDQNLYLKEYLEFLGVSFITYTNISEIITDSSNYDFTIIDYDYIQENNLKKFFARNIPVALISKISHNKKVEGFSNFLMKIMYEPVNYTKIKQLIQYYIGEYKKQKAKETKTLDISKIKFKAKALVVEDNAINQKLIKKTLEDFGLEVDLASNGLEGFEKRKNSDYDIIFMDIQMPIMDGIEATHEILDYEEDYGQQHIPIIALTAHALKGDREKYLSEGMDEYITKPIIRDEIAAILKKFLSDKIVTKEEEEKKESKKKMEQKLQKETFIFPDELEVEKKDIAVDYDNDILIVKKTLLESKLFKQLTDSLEYTSEIASSFEDLIDKISSKKYKIVFIDKEIDDYDLSKIKNLKESSEAQTKFILFIDPNSEPSNEEIDIFDEIVKNVINKDLLRLIIEKFIPKGVKS from the coding sequence ATGGGTATCCGAGGCAAATTAAGATTAATCAGTTTAATCCCTATAATTTTGCTATTTTTTATCTCCAGTTATCTTTTATATAACTCCTATACCGTCTATAATCAGACTGAAGAGATCAAAAAGAGACTGGAGCTAAATACTTATCTAAGCGATGTTATAACTCAAGTAGCAAAAGAGAGAGGTATGACATCAATATATTTAGGAAGCAAAGGTAAACTTATAAAAGAGTCTCTTCAAAAACAAAGAGACGCAGTAAATAATTCAATAAATCGCTTAAACAAATTTTTAAAATCGCACCCGAAATTTAAAAAAGAGTCAAAAGTTTATATGTCATCGTTAAAACTACTTCCGGAAATTAGGCGACAGATAGACTCTCTTCAGATAGACTTTAAAAAAGCATTTTTCGATTTTTATACATATACTATAAATGCTCCGCTAATCAACGAGATAAAAAAGATAGAATATTTTGCAATAACTCCAGAAATCTCCTCTTTAGCTACTACTTTTATACAATTTATAAATTCAAAAGAGTTTTCCGGAATCGAAAGAGGATTTATCTCTTTTGTTTTGGCAAGATATACACCGATGAGTGATGAAGAGATGAAAATATGGAACCAACTAATAGGAAAAGCAGATAGTTTTGTAAACTTTTCACTAATAGTTCATGAAACTAAGCAAAAAATAGAACAGATACTGAAAGAAGAAGAAGCAAAAGAGATTTTAGAAGAGGTATCACAAACAAGAGTTGATATACAAAGAGCCGTTAATGACGGTATTTATCCTGTAGATCCAACATTATGGTTCAACCTTCAAACCGAAAAAATAGGCTTAATACTAAAAACCGAAAATTTACTTAAAAACGATCTACAAAGACATATAAATCTTATAGCAAAATCTAAACTCTACACTCTTATAGTCTCGGCGTTAGTCTGGTTATTCTCTATACTTGTAGCCATTATTGGTTTCTTTTTGGCAAGAGGAATCTATAATAACATAAAACGACTAGAATCGGTTCTTAAAAAAGTTGCGGAGTCAGAAACTATTATTCAAGAAAAAGGAGAAATAGAATCTAAACTTGATCTTAATACTACAGAAGGGATAAATACCGCCTATGAGATCTTAGAAACAGCTTTGAAAAAAGCTGAGAATGCGAAACAGTATGCCGAAGAGGCAAGTAAAGCAAAAAGTATGTTTTTAGCTAACATGTCTCATGAAATCAGAACTCCACTTAACGGAATTGTAGGTTTTACCGAACTACTTAAAAATACAGACTTGAATGAAGAACAAAAAGAGTTTGTAAATATTATTGAAAAAAGTTCTGAAAATCTTCTTGAAATAATCAATGCAATATTAGACTTATCTAAAATCGAAAGCAATAAAATCGAAATTGAAAATGTAGTATTCGATCCTATTGTCGAATTTGAAAACGCAATCGAAGTTTATGCTCCTAAAGCGGCAGAAAAAGATATAAACTTGGCACTTTTTGTAGATCCAAATCTAGAAAAACCGCTTAAAGGTGATCCTACAAAAATCAAAGAGGTTTTAATAAATCTTGTAAGTAATGCCATAAAATTTACAGAAACAGGCGGTTCAGTTTCCGTTGAAATTAAAAAATTAGATAATATTGAAGGAAAAGCAAAACTCTATTTTGAAGTAAGAGATACTGGTATAGGTATCCCAGCAGAGAAAAAAGCGCAAATTTTTGAAGCTTTCTCTCAAGCAGACATAAGCGTAACTAGAAAATATGGCGGTACAGGTCTAGGCCTTACAATATCAAGTGAGTTTATTAGACTTATGGGTGGTCAACTGAGTTTAGAGAGCGAAGTTGGAAAAGGTTCCAAATTTTTCTTTACATTGGAACTTGAAGAGATTCCAACATTAACCGAATCACTAAAAAACAAATATTCAGGCATTAACACAGCATTTTATATCAATGAAAACGAGCCAAAAGACCAAAATTTATATCTAAAAGAGTATCTTGAGTTCTTAGGAGTATCGTTTATAACTTATACAAATATTTCTGAAATTATTACCGACTCTTCTAATTACGATTTTACAATTATAGATTACGATTATATACAAGAAAACAATCTAAAAAAATTCTTTGCTAGAAATATACCGGTAGCTTTAATTTCCAAAATTTCACACAACAAAAAAGTTGAAGGATTTTCAAACTTTTTAATGAAGATTATGTATGAACCGGTAAATTATACAAAGATCAAACAACTTATCCAATACTATATAGGCGAATACAAAAAACAAAAAGCAAAAGAGACAAAAACGTTAGATATTTCAAAAATCAAATTTAAAGCAAAAGCTCTTGTTGTTGAGGACAATGCAATAAATCAAAAACTTATCAAAAAAACACTCGAAGATTTTGGTTTGGAAGTTGATCTAGCCAGCAATGGACTTGAAGGTTTTGAAAAAAGAAAAAACAGTGACTACGATATAATCTTTATGGATATACAGATGCCTATAATGGACGGTATTGAAGCGACTCACGAAATACTTGATTACGAAGAGGATTATGGACAACAACATATTCCTATTATAGCTCTTACCGCACATGCGTTAAAAGGCGATAGAGAAAAATATCTCAGTGAAGGTATGGATGAATATATTACAAAACCGATAATTAGAGATGAGATTGCAGCTATACTTAAAAAATTCTTATCAGATAAAATAGTAACTAAAGAAGAAGAAGAAAAAAAAGAGTCTAAAAAGAAAATGGAACAAAAACTACAAAAAGAGACTTTTATATTTCCTGATGAGTTAGAAGTCGAAAAAAAAGATATTGCCGTTGACTACGATAATGATATTTTAATCGTTAAAAAAACCTTATTGGAGTCGAAACTTTTTAAACAGTTAACCGACTCTTTAGAGTATACTTCGGAAATAGCCTCAAGTTTTGAGGATCTTATAGATAAAATATCGAGTAAAAAATATAAAATCGTGTTTATTGATAAAGAAATAGACGATTACGATTTATCTAAAATAAAAAATCTAAAAGAGTCTAGCGAAGCACAAACAAAGTTTATTTTGTTTATCGATCCAAATAGCGAACCTTCCAATGAAGAAATTGATATTTTTGACGAAATCGTAAAAAACGTTATAAATAAAGATCTATTAAGATTAATTATAGAAAAATTTATTCCTAAAGGTGTTAAATCATGA
- a CDS encoding sel1 repeat family protein, translated as MKIFLLVSLIPIFVFASYFREGIVHYKQKNFEAALEAFKNAALQENSKNAYYFLGLFYLKGLGTQQDLDKAEKYLQIASSFGNERANCLLAEVIILKYKDYDKAKKILISGKKSGAYECNQIAKKYKIKL; from the coding sequence ATGAAAATATTTTTATTAGTTTCACTAATTCCTATCTTTGTATTTGCTTCATACTTTAGAGAGGGGATAGTACATTATAAACAAAAAAATTTTGAAGCCGCATTAGAAGCGTTTAAAAACGCGGCTTTACAAGAAAACTCTAAAAATGCCTACTATTTCTTAGGTCTTTTTTATTTAAAAGGTTTAGGAACTCAACAAGATTTGGATAAAGCGGAAAAATATTTGCAAATTGCTTCCTCGTTCGGTAACGAAAGAGCAAACTGCCTATTGGCAGAAGTAATTATTTTGAAATATAAAGATTATGACAAAGCAAAGAAGATTCTGATTAGCGGTAAAAAAAGCGGTGCTTACGAGTGTAATCAAATCGCAAAAAAATATAAAATAAAACTATAA
- a CDS encoding Hpt domain-containing protein: protein MILYGSNKQMLAISQELLDFLGFESIDELKEKIDDIANLFVNKPGYIYNFKNFSWIDYIVFNQVKKPRAILNLDDNEIEVELQVSILASIDKDSSYYLVSISPLSSLSSDTVSDRYLEIENMPKVMENKDENPTITEENFLEDLIDQKPSHIHITDKSEQSEDMDTTKIFDKENLYNDNSSDEQALNINFDDIIHKEEPLSELEKTKSSEQSTYDNDEYFNLYFDKENEVENIITDSKIEKSDSDKIYDLHKVSNELGLDESLIKELLDEFISQAYEQKPKIEKAFEDKDSETIHSLVHKIKGAAANLRIEKANEILASTTGENDLEKLKEILKNFYDFIEIFKEHIYQDGSGSAPEKEEDTLPESHIETEERQTKDFNEQKIDSDNDLPSIKENPKEETAKDILFTPYEPKTASKELGIPENVIIEFVKEYIKQNKEHIKKLFKLLENRDIKGIKNICHKLKGSAANLRINNIVELLDKILYTTDYEDFEKTKKYIQQCFEYLEYLENEYGSIDNKLDNLDNIVKDTNEKIGDISKEQIKKVAAEIGLEVDVYNIFLKEFLETIQTVLDKNDKEELKKEAKKLKSMADNLRLEELAKLLSKIETDDYHEKELENLINTIKNFEYNI from the coding sequence TTGATTCTTTACGGCTCAAATAAACAGATGTTAGCTATAAGTCAAGAACTACTTGACTTTTTAGGTTTTGAGTCAATTGACGAATTAAAAGAAAAGATTGACGATATTGCGAATTTGTTTGTAAATAAACCAGGGTATATATATAATTTCAAAAATTTCTCTTGGATAGATTACATAGTTTTCAATCAAGTAAAAAAACCTAGAGCTATACTAAATTTAGATGATAACGAAATAGAAGTTGAACTTCAAGTTTCAATTCTTGCTTCAATCGATAAAGATTCTAGCTATTATTTAGTTAGCATATCACCTCTCTCTTCACTTTCAAGTGATACCGTCTCCGATAGGTATCTAGAGATTGAAAATATGCCGAAAGTTATGGAAAATAAGGACGAAAACCCAACAATTACTGAAGAAAATTTTTTAGAAGACTTAATAGATCAAAAACCATCGCATATTCATATAACAGACAAATCTGAACAATCCGAAGATATGGATACCACAAAAATTTTTGATAAAGAAAATCTTTACAACGACAATAGTAGTGATGAACAAGCGTTAAATATTAATTTCGATGATATTATCCATAAAGAAGAGCCATTGTCGGAACTCGAAAAAACTAAAAGTAGTGAACAATCAACATATGACAATGATGAGTATTTTAATCTCTATTTTGATAAAGAAAACGAAGTTGAAAATATTATTACAGATTCAAAAATAGAAAAATCAGATTCTGACAAAATCTACGATTTACATAAAGTTTCAAATGAGTTAGGTCTTGACGAATCCCTTATAAAAGAGCTTTTAGACGAGTTTATCTCCCAGGCTTATGAACAAAAACCAAAAATAGAAAAAGCTTTTGAAGATAAGGATTCTGAAACGATTCACTCATTGGTTCATAAGATCAAAGGAGCGGCCGCAAATCTTAGAATAGAAAAAGCAAATGAAATATTGGCAAGTACAACGGGCGAAAACGATTTAGAAAAACTTAAAGAGATCTTAAAAAACTTCTACGATTTTATAGAAATATTCAAAGAACACATTTATCAAGATGGTTCTGGTTCAGCCCCAGAAAAAGAAGAAGATACTTTGCCTGAATCTCATATAGAAACAGAAGAGAGACAAACAAAAGATTTTAATGAACAAAAAATAGATAGTGATAATGACTTACCTTCTATAAAAGAGAACCCTAAAGAAGAAACTGCCAAGGATATATTGTTTACACCTTATGAACCAAAAACTGCTTCAAAAGAGCTAGGAATCCCTGAAAATGTTATTATAGAGTTTGTAAAAGAGTATATTAAACAAAATAAAGAGCATATAAAGAAGCTTTTTAAATTGTTAGAAAATCGGGATATAAAAGGAATAAAAAATATTTGCCACAAATTAAAAGGAAGTGCAGCAAATCTTAGAATAAATAATATAGTTGAACTTCTAGACAAAATATTATATACAACCGATTACGAAGATTTTGAAAAGACAAAAAAATATATTCAACAATGTTTTGAATATCTAGAATATCTAGAAAATGAATATGGTTCTATAGACAACAAATTAGATAATTTAGACAATATAGTTAAAGACACTAATGAAAAAATCGGTGATATTTCAAAAGAGCAGATTAAAAAAGTGGCCGCAGAAATTGGATTGGAAGTAGATGTTTACAATATATTTTTAAAAGAGTTCTTAGAAACAATCCAAACTGTGCTAGATAAAAACGATAAAGAAGAGTTGAAAAAAGAGGCAAAAAAACTAAAAAGTATGGCAGATAACTTGAGATTAGAGGAGCTCGCAAAGCTTCTAAGTAAGATAGAAACTGATGATTATCATGAGAAAGAACTAGAAAATCTAATAAATACTATAAAAAATTTTGAATACAATATTTAA
- a CDS encoding PAS domain-containing protein: MNKPKCIDEEFVFEEGVIVSETDLKGIITYANRKFCQIAGYDKEELLGKPHNIIRHPDMPKAAFKDMWDTIQKDKEWIGLVKNLRKDGRYYWVKTYIKPVYKDGKKIGYIAARKPASKEDIKEAEQLYIEMREKELN; the protein is encoded by the coding sequence GTGAATAAACCCAAATGCATAGATGAAGAGTTTGTATTTGAAGAGGGTGTTATAGTTAGTGAAACTGATCTTAAGGGCATAATAACTTATGCAAATAGAAAGTTTTGCCAAATTGCAGGCTATGATAAAGAAGAACTTTTAGGCAAACCCCACAATATTATAAGACATCCCGATATGCCAAAAGCTGCTTTTAAAGATATGTGGGATACAATCCAAAAAGATAAAGAGTGGATTGGTCTTGTCAAAAATCTAAGAAAAGATGGAAGGTATTACTGGGTAAAAACATACATAAAGCCCGTTTATAAAGATGGTAAAAAGATAGGCTATATAGCTGCAAGGAAACCGGCTAGCAAAGAAGATATAAAAGAAGCCGAACAGCTCTATATAGAGATGAGAGAAAAGGAACTAAATTGA
- the uvrC gene encoding excinuclease ABC subunit UvrC — protein MLQKLKNLPNKPGVYQYFDEKGNILYIGKAKSLKNRVKSYFRFSSTLSPAPNLSPRIYKMISEVENLEYIVVENENDALILENSLIKQLKPKYNILLRDDKTYPYIYIDLSEDFPRFEITRKVVKGEKIKYYGPFSTAAKDILDSIYEIFPLVQKSGCLKGKKACLFYQLKKCLAPCEGKISKDDYALIVQEATKLIIDKKALIKRLENKMLKLSQNLRFEEAAQIRDRIERIKKSEINSNIDIAKLEDLDIIAIKAQENIAAIVRLFMREGKVISSSSSIIRFDKDKGFDIDEAYKRAILDFYKMESPLVSKKILVGKDFSQKDEVERLLKDRFDKNISIIYPKRGEKQKLINLAALNAKEIIKKEEKQSEDSILEDIKKLFRLQNTPYRIEIFDNSHLKGSATVGAMVIFENNKFKKSDYRHYNLTSKDEYSQMKELLQRRCESFEKNSPPDLWIIDGGETLRKLAQEIAKSAGVNLDIIAISKEKVDFKAYRTKGKAKDIIYTKNDIFKLQPTDKRLQFVQKLRDEAHRFALTFHKKQKIKEDKKISLLKIKGIGKAKIRRLLNYFGSFENIKEASLEELTTILNKKDALNIKKHFSKDLVNKNML, from the coding sequence ATGTTGCAAAAACTTAAAAATCTTCCAAACAAACCCGGAGTCTATCAGTATTTCGATGAAAAAGGAAACATTTTATATATAGGCAAAGCAAAAAGCTTGAAAAACAGAGTAAAAAGCTATTTTAGATTCTCTTCCACACTATCTCCTGCTCCAAATCTTAGTCCAAGAATTTACAAAATGATAAGCGAAGTGGAAAATCTGGAATATATCGTAGTTGAAAATGAAAATGACGCGCTTATTTTGGAAAATTCTCTTATTAAACAGTTAAAACCTAAATACAATATTTTACTAAGAGATGATAAAACTTATCCTTATATATACATAGATTTATCTGAGGATTTTCCAAGATTTGAGATCACAAGAAAGGTCGTAAAAGGAGAAAAGATAAAATATTACGGCCCTTTTTCGACCGCTGCCAAAGATATATTAGATTCAATCTATGAGATTTTTCCTCTGGTTCAAAAAAGCGGCTGTCTTAAAGGAAAAAAAGCGTGTCTTTTTTATCAGTTGAAAAAATGTCTAGCTCCTTGCGAAGGAAAAATAAGCAAAGATGATTATGCTTTAATAGTCCAAGAAGCAACAAAACTCATAATAGATAAAAAAGCATTGATAAAGAGATTAGAGAACAAAATGCTAAAACTATCCCAAAATCTTAGATTTGAAGAGGCGGCACAGATAAGAGATAGAATCGAAAGAATCAAAAAGAGCGAAATAAACAGTAACATAGATATCGCAAAGCTTGAAGATTTAGATATCATAGCAATTAAAGCCCAAGAGAATATTGCAGCTATAGTTAGACTTTTTATGAGAGAAGGCAAAGTTATTTCAAGCTCATCTTCGATAATAAGATTTGACAAAGACAAAGGTTTCGATATAGACGAAGCCTATAAAAGAGCCATATTAGATTTTTATAAAATGGAGTCGCCGTTGGTTTCTAAAAAGATATTGGTAGGTAAAGATTTTAGTCAAAAAGATGAGGTAGAACGGCTTTTAAAAGATAGATTTGATAAAAACATCTCCATCATATATCCAAAAAGAGGCGAAAAACAAAAACTAATAAACCTTGCCGCTTTAAACGCAAAAGAGATTATAAAAAAAGAGGAAAAACAGAGCGAAGATTCTATATTGGAAGATATCAAAAAACTTTTTAGACTCCAAAACACCCCTTACAGAATCGAAATTTTTGATAATTCTCATTTAAAAGGAAGCGCTACTGTTGGAGCAATGGTCATCTTTGAAAACAATAAATTCAAAAAAAGTGACTACAGGCACTATAATCTAACTTCTAAAGATGAGTATTCTCAGATGAAAGAACTGCTTCAAAGAAGATGCGAAAGTTTTGAAAAAAACTCTCCACCAGATCTTTGGATAATAGACGGTGGAGAAACTTTAAGAAAACTTGCCCAAGAAATAGCAAAAAGTGCAGGAGTCAATTTGGACATTATCGCCATCTCTAAAGAAAAAGTAGATTTTAAAGCATATAGAACTAAAGGTAAAGCAAAAGATATAATATATACCAAAAATGATATTTTTAAACTTCAGCCAACCGATAAAAGATTGCAATTTGTACAAAAACTAAGAGATGAAGCTCATAGATTTGCGTTAACATTTCATAAAAAACAGAAAATAAAAGAGGACAAAAAAATATCTCTTTTAAAAATAAAGGGTATTGGCAAAGCCAAGATAAGAAGACTATTAAACTATTTTGGAAGCTTCGAAAATATAAAAGAAGCCTCGCTGGAAGAACTCACTACTATTTTAAATAAAAAAGACGCTTTAAATATAAAAAAACATTTTTCTAAAGATTTAGTTAATAAAAATATGTTATAG
- the nadB gene encoding L-aspartate oxidase, whose translation MRYDYIIVGAGIAGLYAALNIPENKNVLIISKEPLWECNTFYAQGGITTAKDESDIPIHIEDTLKAGAGLCDKEAVEILSRNSTGVINDLIHRGFEFDCDEEGNLLFTREAAHSTARILHAGGDATGRKLHIFLMQNIKHKVLEGAVVTDLLCDDGICYGVTVRYKGILQNIYAKNIFLASGGIGSLYEYHTNAKTISADIHGIAVEKGIELKDMEFTQFHPTVFIKSKKARKLLLTEALRGEGATVVDEDGKRFLFDFDERGELAPRDIVSRAIYRYKQMGHQVYLSFENFDEEFFKYRFPTIYKNFQELGFRVPKQRVPISPAFHFMMGGIKTDCYSKVLGYKNLYAIGEVACTGVHGANRLASNSLLEGLVFSKRAVEDSLLSEKDIKRKEFKIDQTPLVKNIDKKMKNLLRETMWNSVGIIRKRDKLIEAAQVLEDIGKKDIGRFLKLRVLTAKKIVESAIERRESVGAHYIED comes from the coding sequence ATGAGATATGATTATATAATTGTAGGAGCCGGTATAGCCGGGCTTTACGCAGCTTTAAATATACCTGAAAACAAGAATGTCTTAATAATTTCAAAAGAGCCGTTATGGGAGTGTAACACTTTTTACGCACAAGGGGGTATAACTACCGCTAAGGATGAGTCAGATATTCCCATTCATATTGAAGATACTTTAAAAGCAGGTGCTGGACTTTGTGACAAAGAGGCCGTTGAGATTCTTAGTAGAAACAGTACAGGTGTTATAAACGATCTTATCCACAGAGGTTTTGAATTTGATTGTGATGAAGAGGGAAATCTTCTTTTTACCAGAGAAGCGGCACATTCAACTGCTAGGATTTTGCATGCCGGAGGAGATGCTACAGGAAGAAAACTTCATATATTTTTGATGCAAAACATAAAACATAAAGTTTTAGAAGGCGCTGTAGTTACAGATCTTTTGTGCGACGATGGAATCTGCTACGGAGTTACTGTCAGATACAAAGGAATATTGCAAAATATTTATGCTAAGAATATTTTTTTGGCCAGCGGCGGAATCGGTTCTTTATATGAGTACCATACAAACGCAAAAACAATAAGCGCAGATATACATGGAATAGCGGTTGAGAAGGGGATTGAGCTCAAAGATATGGAGTTTACCCAGTTTCATCCAACCGTTTTCATAAAAAGTAAAAAGGCTAGAAAACTTCTTTTAACTGAAGCTTTAAGAGGAGAAGGGGCAACTGTAGTGGATGAGGATGGAAAAAGGTTTCTTTTCGATTTTGATGAAAGAGGAGAGCTTGCTCCAAGAGATATAGTAAGTAGGGCTATTTACAGATATAAGCAGATGGGGCATCAAGTATATCTATCTTTCGAAAATTTTGATGAAGAGTTTTTTAAATACAGATTTCCAACTATCTATAAAAATTTTCAAGAATTGGGATTTAGAGTTCCAAAACAAAGAGTTCCTATTTCACCAGCTTTTCATTTTATGATGGGCGGTATTAAGACAGATTGTTATTCTAAAGTTTTAGGTTATAAAAATCTTTATGCGATTGGAGAGGTTGCCTGTACAGGTGTTCATGGAGCAAATAGACTTGCTAGTAACTCTTTACTTGAAGGGCTTGTTTTTTCAAAAAGAGCCGTTGAAGATAGTTTGTTAAGTGAAAAAGATATAAAAAGAAAAGAGTTTAAAATAGATCAGACTCCACTAGTTAAAAATATTGATAAAAAGATGAAAAATCTGTTAAGAGAGACTATGTGGAATAGTGTTGGAATCATAAGAAAAAGAGATAAACTTATAGAAGCTGCTCAGGTTTTAGAAGATATTGGCAAAAAAGATATAGGTAGATTTTTAAAGCTTAGAGTTTTAACGGCTAAAAAGATTGTTGAAAGTGCGATTGAAAGAAGAGAGTCTGTTGGAGCTCACTATATTGAAGATTAA
- the nhaD gene encoding sodium:proton antiporter NhaD: MHGLELTHTWVGYLCLSIFIIGYYFIAAEEKFHMNKAKPALLVGTLMFMIIGIYFTINGLDPDPLHDEMEKLILEIAEIFFFLFVAMTYIETLIERHVFDVLKYKLTSKGYSYKKLFWITGTIAFFLSPVADNLTTALILSTVLFTIDKTNNQFLVPGAINIVVAANAGGAWSPFGDITTLMAWTAGKGEFVDFLFLFPPSIIGWLLTAWLLSRVVPEGEPYFDASLPKMELKPGAKVVIWLGVFTIFFAVMGHQFFHFPAMWGMMFGLALLKIYSYLHKRKNSNDKFNVFVNMKHIENDTLLFFFGILSAVGALHFLGFLEYIVKLYDIIGPTAGNIGVGIISAIVDNVPVMSAILKANPEMGIDQWLLVTLTAGIGGSLISFGSAAGVGVMGRLRGIYTFGAHMRYAWTIMLGYIVSLVVWYIQFEIFGLY, translated from the coding sequence ATGCATGGACTAGAGTTAACCCATACTTGGGTAGGTTATCTTTGTCTTTCTATTTTCATTATTGGATACTACTTTATAGCCGCTGAAGAGAAATTTCATATGAATAAGGCTAAACCTGCCCTTCTTGTTGGTACGTTAATGTTTATGATAATTGGGATATATTTTACTATTAATGGTTTGGATCCAGATCCTTTACATGATGAGATGGAAAAGTTGATTTTGGAGATTGCAGAGATTTTCTTTTTCCTTTTTGTTGCTATGACATATATAGAAACGCTTATAGAAAGGCATGTGTTTGATGTTTTAAAATATAAGCTTACTTCAAAAGGGTACAGTTATAAAAAACTTTTTTGGATAACGGGTACAATCGCTTTTTTTCTCTCGCCTGTAGCAGATAACTTAACAACTGCTTTAATTCTTTCTACAGTACTATTTACTATAGATAAAACCAACAATCAGTTTTTGGTTCCTGGAGCTATCAATATAGTTGTAGCTGCAAATGCGGGAGGTGCTTGGAGTCCTTTTGGAGATATTACAACTTTGATGGCTTGGACCGCCGGAAAAGGGGAGTTTGTAGATTTTCTTTTTCTATTTCCGCCCTCTATAATCGGTTGGCTTCTAACCGCATGGCTCTTATCTAGGGTGGTTCCAGAAGGAGAGCCATATTTTGATGCGAGTTTGCCTAAGATGGAGTTAAAACCAGGAGCAAAAGTGGTTATATGGTTAGGAGTATTTACTATCTTTTTTGCGGTAATGGGACATCAGTTTTTCCATTTTCCTGCAATGTGGGGTATGATGTTCGGTTTGGCATTACTTAAGATCTACTCATATCTTCATAAAAGGAAAAACTCTAACGATAAATTTAACGTATTTGTAAATATGAAACATATTGAAAATGATACTTTGCTCTTTTTCTTCGGTATTTTGTCCGCCGTTGGTGCTCTTCACTTTTTAGGATTTCTTGAATATATTGTAAAACTTTACGATATTATCGGACCAACTGCAGGAAATATTGGAGTAGGTATAATATCTGCGATAGTAGATAACGTTCCTGTTATGAGCGCTATATTAAAAGCTAATCCTGAGATGGGAATAGATCAGTGGCTTCTTGTAACGTTAACTGCTGGAATTGGTGGAAGTTTGATCAGTTTCGGTAGCGCTGCGGGTGTTGGAGTTATGGGAAGACTTAGAGGAATCTATACTTTTGGCGCCCATATGAGATATGCGTGGACTATAATGCTTGGATATATAGTATCTTTGGTAGTTTGGTATATTCAGTTTGAAATTTTCGGTTTGTACTAG